From a single Nocardioides sp. dk884 genomic region:
- a CDS encoding SDR family oxidoreductase — MSPQTAAVHLETDAEVEARYRPLPLLEGKVLVLSGVGPGLGRALGEEAAKMGADLVLASRTERRLDKMAEVVRGLGRRALVVPTDITDEDSRRRLVERSLEEFGRVDCLLNNAFGIPPMDPLTTLDLDGLRAANETNVFAPLRLTALFADALAATRGSVLMVNSCVLYQSQEEYAGYKLSKGALEHLSSSLATELGPRGIRVNSVAPSYIYEDVNKGYFDWMASESGRTHDEVYAEKAAPTDLKRLASPAEVARAALMLASDLSSAVTGQVLNVDCGEFHR; from the coding sequence TTGAGCCCGCAGACCGCCGCCGTCCACCTCGAGACCGACGCCGAGGTCGAGGCCCGCTACCGTCCCCTGCCGCTGCTGGAGGGCAAGGTGCTGGTGCTCTCCGGCGTCGGCCCCGGCCTGGGCCGCGCGCTCGGCGAGGAGGCCGCCAAGATGGGCGCCGACCTGGTGCTGGCCAGCCGCACCGAACGCCGCCTGGACAAGATGGCCGAGGTGGTCCGTGGACTCGGGCGCCGGGCGCTCGTCGTCCCCACCGACATCACCGACGAGGACTCCCGGCGCCGGCTGGTGGAGCGCTCGCTGGAGGAGTTCGGACGCGTCGACTGCCTGCTCAACAACGCCTTCGGCATCCCGCCGATGGACCCGCTCACCACCCTCGACCTCGACGGGCTGCGCGCGGCCAACGAGACCAACGTCTTCGCGCCGCTGCGGCTCACCGCGCTGTTCGCCGACGCGCTCGCCGCCACCCGCGGCTCGGTGCTGATGGTGAACTCCTGCGTGCTCTACCAGTCCCAGGAGGAGTACGCCGGCTACAAGCTCTCCAAGGGCGCACTCGAGCACCTGTCCTCCTCGCTGGCCACCGAGCTCGGCCCGCGCGGGATCCGGGTCAACAGCGTCGCGCCGTCCTACATCTACGAGGACGTCAACAAGGGCTACTTCGACTGGATGGCCTCGGAGTCGGGCCGCACCCACGACGAGGTGTACGCCGAGAAGGCCGCCCCCACCGACCTCAAGCGGCTGGCCAGCCCCGCCGAGGTCGCGCGGGCCGCGCTGATGCTGGCCAGCGACCTGAGCTCGGCGGTCACCGGGCAGGTCCTCAACGTCGACTGCGGGGAGTTCCACCGATGA
- a CDS encoding M28 family metallopeptidase: protein MAAVRHLAGRIGPRPGTSAAYRRAASWVEHRLVETGWRVERQRFATPAGVSWGVPVPAGTSLNLLATRGEIRAGRPWLLVGAHLDTVPQAPGAEDNASGVGVLLAVAEALADRRTRLPVVLVAFGSEEPRGPGDEDHHYGSRAYVARLDPVQRRTLRGMISLDRVGVGAALPVGSADDPDPLHAEVLAAARRAGVATQPETDQRSSDHWSFVRAGLPGVRLGSTPYAGYHSAGDVPGVVEAAQLRRAARTVAAWLG from the coding sequence GTGGCCGCGGTGCGCCACCTGGCCGGGCGGATCGGCCCGCGTCCGGGGACATCGGCGGCGTACCGCCGGGCCGCGTCGTGGGTCGAGCACCGCCTGGTCGAGACCGGCTGGCGCGTCGAGCGGCAGCGGTTCGCGACGCCCGCCGGCGTGTCCTGGGGGGTGCCGGTGCCGGCCGGCACGTCGCTCAACCTCCTCGCCACTCGTGGCGAGATCCGCGCCGGGCGCCCGTGGCTGCTCGTCGGCGCCCACCTCGACACGGTGCCGCAGGCCCCGGGCGCCGAGGACAACGCCTCCGGTGTCGGGGTGCTGCTCGCGGTCGCCGAGGCGCTCGCGGACCGGCGGACGCGGCTGCCGGTGGTGCTGGTGGCCTTCGGCTCCGAGGAGCCGCGCGGCCCGGGCGACGAGGACCACCACTACGGCTCGCGGGCCTACGTCGCGCGCCTCGACCCCGTGCAGCGCCGGACCCTGCGCGGGATGATCTCGCTGGACCGCGTCGGTGTGGGGGCGGCGCTGCCGGTGGGCAGCGCCGACGACCCCGACCCGCTGCACGCCGAGGTGCTGGCGGCCGCGCGCCGCGCCGGCGTGGCGACGCAGCCGGAGACCGACCAGCGCTCGAGCGACCACTGGTCCTTCGTGCGCGCCGGCCTGCCGGGCGTGCGCCTCGGCAGCACGCCGTACGCCGGCTACCACTCGGCCGGCGACGTCCCCGGCGTGGTCGAGGCCGCCCAGCTGCGCCGCGCCGCGCGCACCGTGGCGGCCTGGCTGGGCTGA
- a CDS encoding MarR family winged helix-turn-helix transcriptional regulator — protein sequence MTPDRSEPDHVARVMAQWSRERPDLDPSPIGVIGRLHRVALRLTEELVAVYAQHGLGEGEFDVLATLRRSGAPYELTPSEVAAGTMVTSGAATKRIDRCEARGWVTRRASDTDGRGRVVALTEEGRALIDRAVAAHLENEHRLVGMLAPDDRARLAHLLQVWGRALDA from the coding sequence ATGACCCCTGATCGCAGTGAGCCTGACCACGTCGCGCGGGTGATGGCCCAGTGGTCGCGCGAGCGGCCCGACCTCGACCCCTCGCCGATCGGGGTCATCGGACGCCTGCACCGCGTCGCGCTGCGGCTCACCGAGGAGCTGGTCGCCGTCTACGCCCAGCACGGGCTCGGCGAGGGGGAGTTCGACGTGCTCGCGACGCTGCGCCGCTCCGGAGCGCCGTACGAGCTGACGCCCTCGGAGGTGGCCGCGGGCACGATGGTGACCTCGGGTGCCGCGACCAAGCGGATCGACCGCTGCGAGGCGCGCGGCTGGGTCACCCGCCGGGCCAGCGACACCGACGGCCGGGGCCGGGTGGTTGCGCTGACCGAGGAGGGTCGTGCCCTCATCGATCGGGCGGTGGCCGCCCACCTGGAAAACGAGCACCGGCTGGTGGGGATGCTCGCGCCGGACGACCGCGCCCGGCTCGCACACCTGCTCCAGGTGTGGGGCCGGGCGCTGGACGCCTGA
- a CDS encoding TIGR03619 family F420-dependent LLM class oxidoreductase — MRFTYAEAMTRVENYAPLAQAAEAAGYTSMTIADSLVYPRESDSTYPYTDTGDREFLEGKDFIEAMILCAHLFAVTSTLRLTPFVLKLPVRPPVLVAKQAASLAYLSGNRLGLGVGLSPWPEDFVAMGVPWAKRGKRMDECLDIVRGLTSGGFFGYEGEFHSFAPVQQCPAPTEPIPLLVGGHADAALRRAVRKGDGWMHAGGDGEELDRMLTRLREIRAEEGDTRENFEVHVISTDAYTPDGIKRLEDKGVTDCIVGFRVPYILGPDIEPVEKKVEALERFAERVIAKVNP; from the coding sequence ATGCGGTTCACCTACGCCGAGGCCATGACCCGGGTCGAGAACTACGCCCCGCTGGCCCAGGCCGCGGAGGCGGCCGGCTACACGAGCATGACCATCGCCGACAGCCTGGTCTACCCGCGTGAGTCGGACTCGACCTACCCCTACACCGACACCGGCGACCGCGAGTTCCTCGAGGGCAAGGACTTCATCGAGGCGATGATCCTGTGCGCGCACCTGTTCGCGGTGACCAGCACCCTGCGCCTCACCCCGTTCGTGCTCAAGCTCCCGGTGCGCCCGCCGGTCCTGGTCGCCAAGCAGGCCGCCTCGCTGGCCTACCTGTCCGGCAACCGCCTCGGCCTCGGCGTCGGCCTCTCACCCTGGCCCGAGGACTTCGTGGCGATGGGGGTGCCGTGGGCCAAGCGCGGCAAGCGGATGGACGAGTGCCTCGACATCGTGCGCGGCCTGACCAGCGGCGGGTTCTTCGGCTACGAGGGCGAGTTCCACTCCTTCGCGCCGGTGCAGCAGTGCCCCGCGCCGACCGAGCCGATCCCGCTGCTGGTGGGCGGGCACGCGGACGCCGCGCTGCGCCGCGCCGTACGCAAGGGCGACGGGTGGATGCACGCCGGCGGCGACGGCGAGGAACTGGACCGGATGCTCACCCGGCTGCGCGAGATCCGCGCCGAGGAGGGCGACACCCGCGAGAACTTCGAGGTGCACGTGATCTCCACCGACGCCTACACCCCCGACGGCATCAAGCGCCTCGAGGACAAGGGCGTCACCGACTGCATCGTGGGCTTCCGGGTGCCCTACATCCTCGGCCCGGACATCGAGCCGGTCGAGAAGAAGGTGGAGGCGCTGGAGCGGTTCGCCGAGCGCGTGATCGCGAAGGTCAACCCGTGA
- a CDS encoding NUDIX domain-containing protein — protein sequence MSTDRPTEPTAQPTTQRTTQPSEAPYDTRLAAYAVVLDEDDRVLLALWNEPAQKRWTLPGGGVDLHETPEEGVVREVREETGYDVELLGLLGVDTGVIPASRRLKGEGRPLKAVRVLYAARVIGGELTAELDGSTDEARWHPLSEVEALPRVGTVDVALELQRRSTARP from the coding sequence GTGAGCACCGACCGACCGACCGAGCCAACGGCCCAGCCGACAACCCAGCGGACGACCCAGCCCAGCGAGGCGCCCTACGACACGCGGCTGGCGGCGTACGCCGTCGTGCTCGACGAGGACGACCGGGTGCTGCTGGCGCTGTGGAACGAGCCCGCCCAGAAGCGCTGGACCCTGCCCGGTGGCGGCGTCGACCTGCACGAGACCCCCGAGGAGGGCGTGGTCCGCGAGGTGCGCGAGGAGACCGGGTACGACGTGGAGCTGCTCGGCCTCCTCGGCGTCGACACCGGGGTGATCCCTGCGTCGCGCCGGCTCAAGGGCGAGGGACGTCCGCTCAAGGCGGTGCGGGTGCTGTACGCCGCGCGGGTCATCGGCGGTGAGCTCACCGCCGAGCTGGACGGCAGCACCGACGAGGCGCGCTGGCACCCGCTCTCCGAGGTCGAGGCGCTGCCGCGCGTGGGGACCGTCGACGTGGCCCTCGAGCTGCAGCGCCGCAGCACCGCCCGGCCCTAG
- a CDS encoding aldo/keto reductase: protein MTVPSITLNDQTTIPQLGFGTYQVPPEQTAETVAAALEVGYRHIDTAQMYGNERGVGEAVRASGIPRDELYLTSKLHNHVHRPDDAKRAFEETLSALGVDRLDLFLIHWPLPTRYDGDYVSTWRALTELLADGRVTSVGVSNFQPEHLDRIVAETGVVPAVNQIEVHPYFTNEAARAASIRHGAEVEAWSPIAQGQVLGDPVINRIAQAHDRTPAQVTLRWHIERGDIVFPKSMSPERMRENFEIFDFTLTADEVAEIAALDRGPEGRTGPDPDTFDWVPEA from the coding sequence ATGACCGTTCCGAGCATCACCCTGAACGACCAGACCACCATCCCGCAGCTCGGCTTCGGGACCTACCAGGTGCCGCCGGAGCAGACCGCCGAGACGGTGGCGGCCGCCCTCGAGGTCGGCTACCGCCACATCGACACCGCGCAGATGTACGGCAACGAGCGCGGCGTCGGCGAGGCCGTGCGCGCCTCGGGGATCCCCCGCGACGAGCTCTACCTCACCAGCAAGCTGCACAACCACGTGCACCGTCCCGACGATGCGAAGCGCGCCTTCGAGGAGACCCTGAGCGCCCTGGGGGTCGACCGGCTGGACCTGTTCCTCATCCACTGGCCGCTGCCGACGCGCTACGACGGCGACTACGTCTCGACCTGGCGCGCCCTCACCGAGCTGCTCGCCGACGGGCGCGTGACCTCGGTCGGCGTGTCGAACTTCCAGCCCGAGCACCTCGACCGGATCGTGGCGGAGACCGGCGTCGTGCCGGCGGTGAACCAGATCGAGGTGCACCCCTACTTCACCAACGAGGCGGCCCGTGCGGCCTCGATCCGCCACGGCGCGGAGGTCGAGGCCTGGTCCCCGATCGCGCAGGGCCAGGTGCTCGGCGACCCGGTGATCAACCGGATCGCCCAGGCCCACGACCGCACGCCCGCGCAGGTCACCCTGCGCTGGCACATCGAGCGCGGCGACATCGTCTTCCCCAAGTCGATGAGCCCGGAGCGGATGCGGGAGAACTTCGAGATCTTCGACTTCACCCTCACCGCCGACGAGGTCGCCGAGATCGCGGCCCTCGACCGGGGCCCCGAGGGGCGCACCGGCCCGGACCCCGACACCTTCGACTGGGTCCCCGAGGCCTGA
- a CDS encoding nitroreductase/quinone reductase family protein yields MDMPEERPAGLDSPWAVRGIKWMSRVQVRVFRLTGGRVGNTWRVGAGWRKPVPTLLLDHVGRKSGTRFTTPLLYLRDGAGLEERLVVVGSQGGLPQHPQWYRNLLASPDTTVHLPREVRRVHARVAGAEERAALWPRLVELYADFEKYARWTDREIPVVVLESR; encoded by the coding sequence ATGGACATGCCCGAGGAGCGGCCGGCCGGGCTGGACTCGCCGTGGGCGGTGCGCGGGATCAAGTGGATGTCGCGGGTGCAGGTGCGGGTCTTCCGGCTCACCGGCGGGCGCGTCGGCAACACCTGGCGGGTCGGGGCGGGCTGGCGCAAGCCGGTGCCGACGCTGCTGCTCGACCACGTCGGCCGCAAGTCCGGGACCCGGTTCACCACGCCGCTGCTCTACCTGCGCGACGGCGCCGGGCTTGAGGAGCGGCTGGTCGTGGTGGGCTCGCAGGGCGGTCTGCCGCAGCACCCGCAGTGGTATCGCAACCTGCTCGCCTCCCCGGACACCACCGTGCACCTGCCCCGGGAGGTGCGCCGGGTGCACGCGCGGGTCGCCGGGGCCGAGGAGCGCGCCGCCCTGTGGCCGCGTCTGGTGGAGCTCTACGCCGACTTCGAGAAGTACGCCCGCTGGACCGACCGGGAGATCCCGGTGGTGGTGCTCGAGTCCCGCTGA
- a CDS encoding EamA family transporter: MESKWQVLAVTAIAPVAWGSGYYVADAYLPADRPLFSATVRALPFGLLVLALRPRLPQGSWWWRAGVLGVLNIAAFFVLFFVAAERLPGGLAATLTATAPIAIMLLAWGLVRERPHPASLFGAVLGAVGVALLVLRGSSGVDWVGVAAALGAVALSSVGFVLVKRWRAPVDMLTMTGWQLVLGGLVLLPVALLVEGAPPALDAPAIGGYLYLGLLGTVVAYAVWFRGLRELPAAAVSLVGLLNPVAGTVVGVALAGEVFGPVHALGMLLVLLGVLTGQPAVIAAVRRHFTATPETSPDPDASQPTDAQRRDCALV, encoded by the coding sequence ATGGAAAGCAAGTGGCAGGTTCTCGCCGTCACCGCGATCGCCCCGGTGGCGTGGGGGTCGGGGTACTACGTCGCCGACGCCTATCTCCCGGCCGACCGGCCGCTGTTCAGCGCCACCGTGCGCGCCCTGCCCTTCGGCCTGCTCGTGCTCGCCCTGCGACCGCGACTGCCGCAAGGCAGCTGGTGGTGGCGCGCGGGGGTCCTGGGCGTGCTCAACATCGCGGCGTTCTTCGTGCTGTTCTTCGTCGCCGCCGAGCGGCTCCCCGGCGGTCTGGCCGCCACCCTGACCGCGACCGCCCCGATCGCGATCATGCTGCTGGCGTGGGGCCTGGTCCGCGAGCGCCCCCACCCCGCCTCCCTGTTCGGCGCCGTCCTCGGCGCGGTCGGCGTCGCCCTGCTCGTGCTGCGCGGCAGCAGCGGCGTGGACTGGGTGGGCGTCGCGGCCGCGCTCGGCGCGGTCGCCCTGTCCTCGGTCGGGTTCGTGCTGGTCAAGCGGTGGCGCGCCCCGGTGGACATGCTCACCATGACCGGTTGGCAGCTGGTGCTCGGTGGTCTGGTCCTGCTGCCCGTGGCGCTGCTGGTCGAGGGCGCGCCGCCGGCCCTGGACGCTCCCGCGATCGGCGGCTACCTCTACCTCGGCCTGCTCGGCACGGTCGTCGCCTACGCGGTGTGGTTCCGCGGGCTGCGCGAGCTCCCCGCGGCCGCCGTGTCCCTGGTGGGGCTGCTCAACCCGGTCGCCGGCACGGTCGTCGGGGTGGCGCTGGCCGGGGAGGTCTTCGGGCCCGTCCACGCGCTCGGGATGCTGCTGGTGCTCCTCGGCGTACTGACGGGTCAGCCGGCGGTCATCGCCGCCGTACGCCGGCACTTCACCGCCACGCCCGAGACGAGCCCGGACCCGGACGCCTCACAGCCGACGGACGCTCAGCGGCGGGACTGCGCGCTGGTCTGA
- a CDS encoding CapA family protein, which yields MSRRALLAAAVLVLAGCSAGTGPSVPAQDQPQDQSRDQPQDQAQDGTGVGSQPRADERLVVVTHATAPVLRLRPREARRLVAAPATSPSRWRGRPVHRGVGPRAAARALDRVERDPEALGVVPLAQVRPSVRAALVAGSDPVRTAPAAVHLTVVGDLMLVRGVPDPARALAKVAPRLHRADLVVGNLESTLSTAGAPTQGSDSFGAGPGLVGHLRRAGLDAVSLANNHAGDYGTGAFLDTVATLRRSPLAVFGAGADLAAASRPAYVERGGVRFAFLGFNAIGETPRATRSGPGALSVRMPPRTGPLVRADLEHVTGLVRRAGRHADVVVVLPHWGTQYTHEPEPVQREVSRALVAAGADLVVGGHPHWVQGIDVVEGPDAAVPVLHSLGNLVFDMDFMTQTMEGVMLEATFLGDRLAAMRLVPYVMDPGTFAPRPVGGAAGTRILGEVWRASTGPFAR from the coding sequence ATGTCCCGCAGGGCGCTGCTCGCGGCGGCCGTCCTGGTGCTGGCCGGCTGCAGCGCCGGCACGGGCCCGTCCGTCCCGGCGCAGGACCAGCCCCAGGACCAGTCCCGGGATCAGCCTCAGGACCAGGCTCAGGACGGGACCGGGGTGGGGTCGCAGCCGCGCGCCGACGAGCGGCTGGTCGTGGTCACCCATGCGACGGCACCCGTGCTCCGGCTGCGACCGCGCGAGGCCCGTCGGCTGGTGGCCGCGCCGGCTACCTCCCCGTCGCGCTGGCGGGGCCGCCCGGTGCACCGTGGTGTCGGCCCCCGCGCCGCCGCACGCGCCCTGGACCGCGTCGAGCGGGACCCGGAGGCGCTCGGGGTGGTGCCGCTGGCGCAGGTGCGTCCGAGCGTGCGTGCCGCGCTCGTTGCCGGGAGCGACCCGGTGCGCACGGCCCCCGCCGCTGTCCACCTCACCGTCGTCGGCGACCTGATGCTGGTGCGCGGGGTGCCCGACCCGGCGCGCGCCCTGGCGAAGGTGGCGCCCCGGCTGCACCGCGCCGACCTCGTCGTCGGCAACCTGGAGAGCACGCTGTCGACCGCGGGCGCCCCCACCCAGGGGTCGGACTCCTTCGGCGCCGGCCCCGGGCTCGTGGGGCACCTTCGCCGCGCGGGCCTGGACGCGGTCTCCCTGGCCAACAACCACGCCGGCGACTACGGCACCGGCGCGTTCCTGGACACCGTCGCCACCCTGCGTCGCAGCCCGCTGGCGGTGTTCGGCGCCGGAGCCGATCTCGCGGCGGCGAGCCGCCCGGCGTACGTCGAGCGCGGCGGGGTGCGCTTCGCCTTCCTGGGCTTCAACGCGATCGGCGAGACCCCGCGGGCCACCCGGTCCGGGCCGGGAGCGCTCTCGGTGCGGATGCCGCCGCGCACCGGCCCGCTGGTCCGTGCCGACCTCGAGCACGTCACCGGGCTGGTGCGGCGCGCCGGGAGGCATGCCGACGTGGTCGTGGTGCTGCCGCACTGGGGCACGCAGTACACCCATGAGCCGGAGCCGGTGCAGCGCGAGGTGTCCCGTGCCCTCGTCGCGGCCGGCGCCGACCTGGTGGTCGGGGGCCACCCGCACTGGGTGCAGGGCATCGACGTCGTCGAGGGTCCCGACGCCGCGGTGCCGGTGCTGCACTCGCTGGGCAACCTCGTCTTCGACATGGACTTCATGACCCAGACGATGGAGGGCGTCATGCTGGAGGCGACGTTCCTCGGCGACCGGTTGGCGGCGATGCGCCTGGTGCCCTATGTGATGGACCCCGGGACCTTCGCGCCGCGCCCCGTCGGTGGCGCGGCCGGGACGCGGATCCTGGGCGAGGTGTGGCGGGCCTCCACCGGGCCGTTCGCACGCTGA
- a CDS encoding sulfotransferase family protein — protein sequence MSTGDLDTGGLNVMARTRPDVGSYDDIAAAAMRTTGLSDFGGDAHEEGLRILVDDLASPEAGLTPLGNYFQRSEVKSALVGRLLTQAQFAARPEHADVAIERPIFLMGLPRTGTTALHRLLHADPTTQGLEMWLTQFPQPRPPRETWEADPIFAAMQQGFAAHHVESPDYMGIHYMDATTVEECWRLLRQTGKSNSYESLAQVPRYTAWLAEQDWTDAYARHRQNLQLVGLNDPEKRWVLKNPSHMTALDALMSVYPDALIVYTHRDPVVCLASSCSLSAETTAGHSTTYVGETIGRTQLDLWSRSFHAFHDARARYAPEQFVDIAFADLRRDPLGTVGLIHERFGLEWTDEARAAAAEIDRESKEGKAAPSHHYSLDDYGLTEAQVRAAFDRG from the coding sequence ATGAGCACCGGGGACCTGGACACGGGCGGCCTCAACGTCATGGCGCGCACCCGCCCCGACGTCGGCTCCTACGACGACATCGCCGCCGCCGCGATGCGCACCACCGGGCTGAGCGACTTCGGCGGCGACGCCCACGAGGAGGGCCTGCGGATCCTGGTCGACGACCTCGCCTCCCCCGAGGCGGGCCTGACCCCGCTGGGCAACTACTTCCAGCGCTCGGAGGTCAAGAGCGCCCTGGTCGGACGGCTGCTCACCCAGGCGCAGTTCGCGGCCCGCCCCGAGCACGCCGACGTCGCGATCGAGCGCCCGATCTTCCTGATGGGCCTGCCCCGCACCGGCACCACCGCGCTGCACCGGCTGCTGCACGCCGACCCCACCACCCAGGGCCTGGAGATGTGGCTGACCCAGTTCCCCCAGCCGCGTCCCCCGCGCGAGACCTGGGAGGCCGACCCGATCTTCGCCGCCATGCAGCAGGGCTTCGCCGCACACCACGTGGAGAGCCCGGACTACATGGGGATCCACTACATGGATGCCACCACCGTCGAGGAGTGCTGGCGGCTGCTGCGCCAGACCGGCAAGTCCAACTCCTATGAGTCCCTCGCGCAGGTCCCGCGCTACACCGCATGGCTGGCCGAGCAGGACTGGACCGACGCCTACGCGCGCCACCGCCAGAACCTCCAACTGGTCGGCCTGAACGACCCCGAGAAGCGCTGGGTGCTCAAGAACCCCTCACACATGACCGCCCTCGACGCCTTGATGAGCGTCTATCCCGACGCGCTGATCGTCTACACCCACCGCGACCCGGTCGTCTGCCTCGCCTCGTCCTGCTCGCTGTCGGCCGAGACCACCGCCGGGCACTCCACGACGTACGTCGGGGAGACGATCGGGCGCACCCAGCTGGACCTGTGGTCGCGCTCCTTCCACGCCTTCCACGACGCCCGGGCCCGCTACGCCCCCGAGCAGTTCGTCGACATCGCCTTCGCCGACCTGCGCCGCGACCCGCTCGGCACGGTGGGGCTGATCCACGAGCGGTTCGGGCTCGAGTGGACCGACGAGGCCCGCGCGGCGGCCGCGGAGATCGACCGGGAGTCCAAGGAGGGCAAGGCGGCGCCGTCGCACCACTACTCCCTCGACGACTACGGGCTCACCGAGGCCCAGGTGCGCGCGGCCTTCGACCGCGGGTAG
- a CDS encoding nuclear transport factor 2 family protein, with the protein MDSNQTDPRLRELCDRMEITEVLHRYTRAVDADDRWDLLDTVFTPDAEIDYTETGGIADRYPVVKAWLAEVLPAFFPRRMHSLHQVMVELAPDGDRDAAQVTAYFHNPMPVGEGPEAKVVEYGGIYHHRMVRTPEGWRSRRLHEELVWKRETRAAL; encoded by the coding sequence GTGGACTCGAATCAGACCGACCCGCGCCTGCGCGAGCTGTGCGACCGCATGGAGATCACCGAGGTGCTGCACCGCTACACCCGGGCCGTCGACGCCGACGACCGCTGGGACCTGCTGGACACGGTGTTCACCCCCGACGCCGAGATCGACTACACCGAGACCGGCGGCATCGCCGACCGCTACCCGGTGGTCAAGGCCTGGCTCGCCGAGGTGCTGCCGGCGTTCTTCCCGCGCCGCATGCACTCCCTGCACCAGGTGATGGTCGAGCTCGCGCCCGACGGCGACCGCGACGCCGCGCAGGTCACGGCGTACTTCCACAACCCGATGCCGGTGGGGGAGGGCCCCGAGGCGAAGGTCGTGGAGTACGGCGGGATCTACCACCACCGGATGGTGCGGACCCCCGAGGGCTGGCGCAGCCGCCGGCTGCACGAGGAGCTGGTCTGGAAGCGCGAGACCAGGGCGGCCCTCTGA
- a CDS encoding GNAT family N-acetyltransferase translates to MTAAPVLGPDDPRADDVRALLARHLAFGHQRSPPEDVHTLDVGGLLGPEITFRSARVDGTLVAVGALRDLGDGHLELKSMHTASEHRGQGHGRRMLLHLLALARERGATRVSLETGSMDAFAPARTLYAAAGFVPCEPFGDYSPSRNSSFFTLVL, encoded by the coding sequence ATGACCGCTGCCCCCGTGCTCGGCCCGGACGACCCGCGCGCCGACGACGTCCGCGCCCTGCTGGCGCGCCACCTCGCCTTCGGCCACCAGCGCAGCCCGCCCGAGGACGTGCACACCCTCGACGTCGGCGGCCTGCTCGGACCTGAGATCACGTTTCGCTCGGCCCGGGTCGACGGCACGCTGGTCGCGGTCGGCGCGCTGCGCGACCTCGGCGACGGCCACCTCGAGCTGAAGTCGATGCACACCGCCAGCGAGCACCGCGGCCAGGGCCACGGCCGCCGGATGCTGCTCCACCTGCTCGCCCTCGCCCGCGAGCGCGGCGCCACCCGGGTCAGCCTCGAGACCGGATCGATGGACGCCTTCGCGCCCGCCCGCACGCTGTACGCCGCCGCGGGCTTCGTCCCGTGCGAGCCCTTCGGCGACTACTCCCCCAGCCGGAACAGCAGCTTCTTCACGCTGGTGCTCTGA
- a CDS encoding anthrone oxygenase family protein translates to MTDTVLAVALVLALVLGGLQAGTYYAWASGVMPGLARVEDHAFVEVMRQVNLAIVNPVFLASFVGAPLTAAAAAALADGTARWWAIGGAVLAVATVVVTVARNIPLNDALEAGGTGDPAVARAGFERAWRRWNVVRALTSTASVACLGVAAYLS, encoded by the coding sequence GTGACCGACACCGTCCTCGCCGTCGCCCTGGTGCTGGCCCTGGTCCTCGGCGGCCTCCAGGCCGGGACCTACTACGCCTGGGCCAGCGGGGTGATGCCCGGGCTGGCCCGGGTCGAGGACCACGCGTTCGTCGAGGTGATGCGGCAGGTGAACCTCGCGATCGTGAACCCGGTCTTCCTGGCCAGCTTCGTCGGGGCCCCGCTCACTGCCGCGGCCGCTGCCGCCCTCGCCGACGGCACCGCGCGCTGGTGGGCGATCGGCGGCGCCGTCCTCGCGGTCGCGACCGTCGTGGTCACCGTGGCCCGCAACATCCCGCTCAACGACGCGCTGGAGGCCGGCGGCACGGGCGACCCGGCGGTCGCGCGCGCCGGCTTCGAGCGCGCGTGGCGGCGCTGGAACGTCGTGCGCGCGCTCACCTCGACCGCCTCGGTGGCCTGCCTCGGCGTCGCGGCGTACCTGTCCTGA